One Undibacter mobilis genomic region harbors:
- the fliJ gene encoding flagellar export protein FliJ, whose product MKSRETLIRLKKFQVDEKRRKVAQIEAMMAEFDRIAAELEREIKVEQDRAGIHDPGHFAYPTYAKAAMTRRENLKRSADELRGQLDDAKAALGEAFEELKKVEMLDERDKERDRAEQNIREQQELDRIASMRFTAGGAHA is encoded by the coding sequence ATGAAGTCACGTGAAACCCTCATCCGCCTGAAGAAATTTCAGGTCGACGAGAAGCGGCGCAAGGTCGCCCAGATCGAGGCGATGATGGCCGAGTTCGACCGCATCGCCGCCGAGCTTGAGCGCGAGATCAAGGTCGAGCAGGACCGCGCCGGCATCCACGATCCCGGTCACTTCGCCTATCCGACCTATGCCAAGGCGGCCATGACCCGCCGCGAGAACCTCAAGCGCTCGGCCGACGAACTGCGCGGCCAGCTCGACGACGCCAAGGCGGCGCTCGGCGAAGCCTTCGAGGAACTCAAGAAGGTCGAGATGCTGGACGAGCGCGACAAGGAACGCGACCGCGCCGAGCAGAACATCCGCGAGCAGCAGGAGCTCGACCGCATCGCGTCCATGCGCTTCACCGCCGGCGGCGCGCACGCTTAA
- the fliI gene encoding flagellar protein export ATPase FliI: MKALAEQLSDIDGVEIFGRVVGVRGLMVEVAGPLYAMSVGSRLTIEGGNGPVPCEVVGFSGKLALAMPFAPLEGVRRGCRALVSQGAMSVRPSEAWLGRVVNALGEPIDGKGPLKFGPSPYPFRNAPPAAHSRMRVGSPLDLGVRVLNTFLTVCRGQRMGIFAGSGVGKSVLLSMLARNVAADVSVIGLIGERGREVQEFLQDDLGEEGLARSVVVVSTSDEPALMRRQAAYLTMSIAEYFRDEGKDVLAMMDSVTRFAMAQREIGLSAGEPPTAKGYTPTVFTELPRLLERAGPGAEGQGTISGIFTVLVDGDDHNEPVADAVRGILDGHIVMQRSIAERGRYPAVNVLRSVSRTMPRAADPNYLAVIKRAREVMATYADMEELIRLGAYRPGTSAEVDEAINLNKPLEAFLSQRKDEATSLAEGYKMLEAVVGRG, from the coding sequence ATGAAAGCCCTGGCTGAACAGCTCAGCGACATCGACGGCGTCGAGATTTTCGGCCGGGTGGTCGGCGTGCGCGGCTTGATGGTCGAGGTGGCCGGGCCGCTCTACGCCATGTCGGTCGGCTCGCGGCTGACCATCGAGGGGGGCAATGGCCCGGTGCCGTGCGAGGTGGTCGGGTTCTCCGGCAAACTGGCGCTGGCCATGCCGTTCGCGCCCTTGGAAGGCGTGCGCCGCGGCTGCCGGGCGCTGGTGTCGCAGGGCGCCATGAGCGTGCGGCCGTCGGAGGCCTGGCTCGGCCGGGTGGTCAATGCCTTGGGCGAGCCGATCGACGGCAAGGGGCCGCTCAAGTTCGGCCCGTCGCCTTATCCGTTCCGCAATGCACCGCCGGCAGCGCATTCCCGGATGCGGGTGGGCTCGCCGCTCGATCTCGGCGTGCGGGTGCTCAATACCTTTCTCACCGTCTGCCGCGGCCAGCGCATGGGCATTTTCGCCGGCTCCGGCGTCGGCAAATCGGTGCTGCTGTCGATGCTGGCGCGCAACGTCGCCGCCGACGTGTCGGTCATTGGCCTGATCGGCGAACGCGGCCGCGAGGTGCAGGAATTCCTCCAGGACGACCTGGGCGAGGAGGGCCTCGCCCGCTCGGTGGTGGTGGTGTCGACCTCCGACGAGCCGGCCCTGATGCGCCGCCAGGCGGCCTACCTCACGATGTCGATCGCCGAGTATTTCCGCGACGAGGGCAAGGACGTGCTGGCGATGATGGATTCCGTCACGCGCTTTGCCATGGCGCAGCGCGAGATCGGGCTCTCCGCCGGCGAGCCGCCGACCGCCAAGGGCTATACGCCGACTGTGTTCACCGAACTGCCGCGCCTTCTGGAGCGCGCCGGCCCCGGTGCCGAGGGGCAGGGCACCATTTCGGGCATCTTCACCGTTCTTGTGGACGGCGACGACCACAACGAGCCGGTGGCCGACGCGGTGCGCGGCATTCTCGACGGCCACATCGTCATGCAGCGCTCGATCGCCGAACGCGGCCGCTATCCGGCGGTCAATGTGCTCCGCTCGGTGTCGCGCACCATGCCGCGCGCCGCCGATCCGAACTATCTCGCCGTCATCAAGCGCGCCCGCGAGGTGATGGCGACCTATGCCGACATGGAGGAACTGATCCGGTTGGGCGCCTACCGGCCGGGAACTTCGGCGGAGGTCGATGAGGCCATCAACCTGAACAAGCCGCTCGAGGCCTTCCTGTCGCAGCGCAAGGACGAGGCGACCTCGCTGGCCGAAGGCTACAAAATGCTGGAAGCGGTGGTCGGCCGCGGCTAG